Proteins encoded by one window of Bacteroidia bacterium:
- a CDS encoding response regulator transcription factor — MNAFADLSILIADDHVIIRRGLKFLLETHFGKFNIEETDSSKGILSALMKHRFTHLILDMQLTDGNVLEIFQEIKQQFPQLPILIYSMSPEEIFAKRLNNLGASGYLNKQSSEEEVVKAMELFFTGRKYVSQKYFDMQHNIPKGKSENPFSNLSERETEVLLLLLKGRSVKEIASHFDLKSNTVATFKARIFDKIGVKNLMDLQNAARAYNIPIV, encoded by the coding sequence ATGAATGCATTTGCCGACTTATCAATCCTCATAGCTGACGATCATGTTATTATCAGACGCGGGTTAAAATTTTTACTGGAAACCCATTTCGGAAAGTTTAACATAGAAGAAACAGATAGTTCAAAAGGTATCCTGTCTGCTTTAATGAAACATCGTTTCACTCATTTGATTTTAGATATGCAATTGACTGATGGAAATGTATTGGAAATATTTCAGGAAATAAAACAACAGTTCCCTCAGTTACCTATCCTCATTTACTCCATGAGTCCTGAAGAAATTTTTGCAAAGCGTTTAAATAACCTTGGCGCATCCGGATATCTGAATAAACAAAGTAGCGAAGAAGAAGTGGTTAAAGCCATGGAACTTTTCTTTACAGGCAGAAAATATGTCAGTCAAAAATACTTTGATATGCAACATAACATTCCGAAAGGCAAAAGCGAAAATCCATTTTCGAATTTATCTGAAAGAGAAACAGAAGTGCTTTTGCTGTTACTTAAAGGTAGAAGTGTTAAAGAAATTGCCTCACATTTTGATTTAAAATCCAACACTGTTGCAACTTTTAAAGCAAGAATCTTCGATAAAATCGGTGTTAAAAATCTTATGGATTTACAAAACGCTGCACGAGCCTATAACATTCCAATAGTCTGA
- a CDS encoding right-handed parallel beta-helix repeat-containing protein translates to MSFLIALLFAFNVQAQTTVTIGAGSQSGTQSNSASGDCGPMYRSTNSSNFVYSRHHYLFTQSEIAVAGIPSGNQITKLAWFNQNGAGTNSPCVFQVWMKNSSLTDVGAGGQLWSNLTSGSTLVYNNSAHTVPATVGWHDVVLSTPFTYTGGAIEISVNFDISSGSSPYTTAGFSWNKDPISGRTLSYVGSSAPGTTLPNLRTVRAQIQMTYQSGVPCTVPPTPGVAAAAPSSGLCLGNNVVLSLTGNSLGTGQTYQWQESTTIGGPYTNIGASSNSSVLNILASSTKYYQCEVTCSGNSQISTPVLVTVNPSFPGGNYTINSALPTGGSNFQTFNDFKNALNCGIAGAIVVNVVAGSGPYNEQVEFGEITGVSSVNTITINGNGNVLTYGATVSTAPGTLVLNGTDYMTVNNLTVEGTGATYALVCHLWNDADNNTFSNCTFNAPANGTSTTMVPFSISGSATSGTTSGNSGINNIITGCTMFSGYYNTTIVGNSSTPATGNQVINCNILDQYFYGIYCLYQDGVVIRGNTLSRPTRTSLSTYYGIYISTGNSNVLVEKNKIRNTFATNPASTSIQYSIYCTVDASIGNENKFYNNLISDINSNGTVYGFYMSGSDYWQAYHNTISLDDASSTATGTTYGFYCTGSLAYDVRNNIVSISRGGTGTKYDVYYSNPSAATSDYNDLYMNASAGTNNIGYNGTAYTTLAAWQSGSGKDANSVSVDPLYVAPGTYDYTPSNGLVNDAWNSCGCY, encoded by the coding sequence ATGAGTTTTCTTATTGCATTACTGTTTGCATTTAATGTACAAGCGCAAACGACCGTTACTATCGGTGCCGGTTCTCAAAGTGGTACTCAATCTAATAGTGCTTCTGGCGATTGCGGACCAATGTATCGCTCTACAAACTCAAGTAATTTTGTCTATTCAAGGCATCATTATTTATTTACCCAATCTGAGATTGCCGTAGCAGGTATTCCAAGCGGAAATCAAATTACCAAACTTGCCTGGTTTAACCAAAATGGAGCAGGCACCAATTCGCCATGTGTGTTTCAAGTATGGATGAAAAACTCATCTCTGACAGATGTTGGTGCAGGCGGACAATTATGGTCCAATCTTACATCCGGTTCAACACTAGTTTATAATAACAGTGCCCATACTGTACCGGCTACTGTTGGTTGGCATGATGTTGTTTTAAGTACTCCTTTTACATATACAGGTGGTGCTATAGAGATTTCAGTAAATTTTGATATTTCAAGTGGCTCAAGCCCATATACCACAGCAGGATTTTCATGGAATAAAGATCCAATTAGTGGTAGAACCTTGTCTTATGTAGGAAGTTCAGCTCCCGGCACTACATTACCCAACTTGCGCACCGTACGAGCACAAATTCAGATGACTTATCAATCAGGAGTGCCTTGTACAGTGCCTCCAACACCGGGTGTGGCTGCAGCAGCACCCTCGTCAGGTCTGTGTTTAGGAAACAATGTGGTTCTTTCATTAACTGGAAATAGTCTAGGCACAGGACAAACTTATCAATGGCAGGAGTCAACAACTATTGGTGGTCCCTATACAAATATTGGAGCCTCGTCTAATTCTTCTGTTCTCAATATTTTAGCTTCTAGTACCAAATACTATCAGTGTGAAGTGACATGCAGTGGTAACAGCCAGATTAGTACTCCGGTTTTGGTAACAGTTAATCCTAGTTTTCCCGGTGGTAATTATACTATCAATTCAGCCCTACCTACTGGAGGTTCAAATTTTCAGACTTTCAACGATTTTAAAAATGCACTCAATTGCGGAATAGCCGGTGCTATAGTAGTGAATGTTGTTGCCGGCAGTGGCCCCTATAATGAACAAGTTGAGTTTGGTGAAATTACAGGTGTTTCATCTGTAAATACAATAACTATAAATGGTAATGGCAATGTTTTAACTTATGGTGCAACTGTAAGCACAGCACCCGGTACACTAGTGCTCAATGGTACGGATTATATGACAGTAAATAATCTGACTGTAGAAGGCACCGGAGCAACCTATGCCTTGGTATGTCACCTTTGGAATGATGCAGACAATAATACCTTTAGTAATTGTACTTTTAATGCACCTGCTAACGGAACAAGTACTACAATGGTTCCATTCTCCATCAGTGGTTCTGCTACTTCTGGTACAACTTCTGGTAATAGTGGTATCAACAATATTATTACTGGATGTACTATGTTTAGTGGCTATTATAATACTACAATTGTAGGAAACAGCAGCACACCGGCCACAGGCAATCAGGTTATAAATTGTAATATTCTGGATCAATATTTCTATGGAATCTATTGTCTTTATCAGGATGGTGTTGTAATTAGAGGTAATACACTTTCACGACCCACAAGAACTTCGTTAAGCACCTATTATGGAATTTATATATCAACAGGTAACTCTAATGTTTTGGTAGAAAAGAATAAAATCAGAAATACATTTGCAACAAACCCGGCAAGTACCAGTATTCAATATTCAATTTATTGTACGGTTGATGCTTCCATTGGAAATGAAAACAAGTTTTATAATAACTTGATTTCTGATATTAATTCTAATGGGACAGTTTACGGATTTTATATGAGTGGCAGTGACTACTGGCAAGCATACCATAATACAATTTCACTGGACGATGCATCTTCAACAGCTACCGGTACAACTTACGGATTCTACTGTACGGGGTCATTAGCTTATGATGTTAGAAATAATATTGTGAGCATTAGCCGAGGTGGAACCGGAACAAAGTATGATGTTTACTATTCCAATCCTTCAGCAGCTACAAGCGATTATAATGACTTGTATATGAATGCTTCAGCAGGTACTAATAATATTGGGTATAATGGTACGGCATATACAACATTGGCAGCATGGCAGTCGGGCAGTGGCAAAGACGCTAATAGTGTAAGTGTAGATCCACTCTATGTTGCCCCCGGCACTTACGATTATACGCCAAGCAATGGATTGGTAAACGATGCCTGGAACTCCTGTGGGTGTTACTGA
- a CDS encoding T9SS type A sorting domain-containing protein: MPGTPVGVTDDINGAPRSLTSPDLGAYEFSLGGLDAGITWFTPTSPSSPGLKTITVNIDNTQAQTINSIQLSYSDGGAPVVQTFTGLGLTSGNNTNLSFTTQYNLVSSVTMTVNILAVNGGADATSGNNTDTYYLCLAPSGTYTINSALPTSGSNYQTFDDAIQALSCGITGPVVFNVVAGSGPYNEQVVIPEISGASSVNTITFNGNGNTLSFNGDVGNPNTLALNGADYFIFDSLNIEATNGTYGIACHLYGGADSNTFTKCTFTTSITGTTTVLAALVVNGSATASTTTGLSGSGNMFSDCEMIGGYYGTVITGLTTSPYNLDNQIVNSTIRDFYFYGIYHAYCRNTIVRNNIIERPNRASTSTTYGIYMSTSSYNILVEKNRIRKLFDAIPSSTSTAYCMYNTASGAAGFENKWINNLVYDIESSGSLYGLYCPSYNFVHIYHNTISFDDATATGTTSTYGIYAYGTSTEVKNNIISITRGGTGAKYCLYFSTNTAVVSNNNDLYIDAPSGSNNIGYASGAHATLANWQAANGGAWDQNSQSVNPNFANIALENYKPTNVALDNIGAALGVTDDITGAARSLTTPDPGAYEFAAANKDIGVSAFIGPNPDGCFTSAETIVVEIKNFGVQSLDFSIDPVTVNCVITGPVNTTVSATLSSGTLASGATMNVSLSPTVDGTANGTYTLNASTSMGSDGDNTNDALPAISITVGPIAGTASISVSSLCVSGDPVLSLSGHYGGDIQWQQSTVSATGPWTNVGTNDSTYTPGTVTQSTWYQALTVCNSNTATSNVVAVTVNNPQINSLVPGTRCGYGPVTLGINANMGTTGNWYTSSSGGTPVATGTTYTTPNLNTTTTYYVAPSSGGANGLTIPGDGDWDHFTPTGSFQTTLITGAYMILTVTQPFTLESFDIYPSAALGTAFGIEARTTSASGPMFESYSGNTTVVSSGTPTVAQTVNVNWVLPIGTYYIGFVGTNPNTWRSGLATHSFPWVLPGYASLDYYLTPSYQYYFYNLKLSTGCEGLRVPIEATVTAPPALSVTTPDPALCPGGTTTVNVSSINDPNYTYSWTSNPSGFTASGAGPHSVSPIVTTQYIVTATDNTVGPNAGCVAVDSVEIVTGATLTAGTVTSSDTAFCVDGIPTLSVTGADGGTIQWQQSTVSASGPWTNVGTDDVVYAPGSVTQTTWYQVMVHCQSSQVYSNVVQVTVNNPQISNSNGDTRCGPGTVNLSATALIGTVKWFTQLTGGTAIATGNTYSPNISSTTTYYASASTGGGTEAAARPTYSATPNTYGNNWGLVFDVVNNPIVLQSVTIFSVGAGGTISVDLTDNTGTVISTAGPFTYPAGSVASPVPVVLPVNFTVPVGTAYRILSASMSGGGVIRETGMTGTWPYTSASGNVVVTSGYISGVSLSTYYWFYDWQVSAGCEGTRVPVVATVNPAPVVNIEVQYPTICTGQSATLTASSSNPDYTYTWTPGGSGASIVVAPGTTTTYTLNAIDNTAGPYSQCTAIVTQLVSVVNANAPIPVAGSGGDVCLGNDIFLSAENVEPSQLTGNSFEWTGPNSFTSSLQYPSISSPNASYSGIYNVIITNQYGCTEAASTSLNVNSNPTLNIDSVKNISCAGGSDGILYVSASGGLAPYGYTSDFINFNSTGVMGNLATGATTVYVSDGNGCQAQIVGNLTAISTAPPSQSVVVTPTIIGMPAYACAGTTANLSIPAVAGATMYIWDGPFGTFFNGNPMNQSPYTTTTPSVQITFSSSTSSFVSVGVQAANGCGASLRKIQKVRYQISTPKEITGATTMCANTNGTYTTAPVTDATSYQWMITGNATVVPSGTSVVVFFGPGWNGGNLCVAAKTPCYTTAYKCMYISKSASALNAISGTFNACPNEVQSYSVPPSTGAASYNWTLPAGATGSSSTNSITATFGPTFTHGGNICVSVTSICGVTSAPKCKTIATGLPSTPTSVSGITNGLCNQSVNYAVPSSPGITYNWTAPGTISGNGNSSVNVTYGSLTTGQLCVTASNNCGSSAARCIPLKGSPNSPIGLTAIPASWCANTQGIEFTADIGNTTGSYTLSWGYPSSPTATYVAGGGNSNALTLDWGTGNGSVVVNASNGCGTGSKAFAVTIGCKEGELASANRLNVYPNPTAGVLNVEYTAEKGNTQVTVLDLSGRVVMTQTHTNVTGQNTLQLDLSKVAKGAYMLNVQTNGSNNQMRVVVE, encoded by the coding sequence ATGCCTGGAACTCCTGTGGGTGTTACTGATGATATCAATGGTGCGCCACGTTCTCTCACTTCACCTGATCTGGGTGCTTATGAATTTTCATTGGGTGGATTGGATGCAGGAATAACCTGGTTTACTCCAACAAGTCCATCAAGTCCCGGATTAAAAACCATAACTGTAAATATTGATAATACGCAGGCTCAAACCATCAATAGCATTCAACTTTCTTATAGTGATGGCGGTGCTCCGGTAGTGCAAACATTTACCGGATTAGGACTTACCTCAGGCAATAACACCAACCTGTCGTTTACAACACAATACAATTTAGTCAGCAGTGTAACCATGACGGTAAATATATTGGCCGTAAATGGTGGAGCTGATGCTACATCCGGAAATAACACTGACACATATTATTTATGTCTGGCACCATCTGGAACTTATACCATTAATAGTGCCTTGCCAACAAGTGGAAGTAACTATCAGACGTTTGATGATGCTATACAGGCTTTGAGTTGTGGAATTACAGGTCCTGTTGTATTTAATGTTGTTGCCGGTTCAGGTCCATACAACGAACAGGTAGTTATTCCGGAAATCAGTGGTGCTTCATCAGTAAACACCATTACGTTTAATGGAAACGGTAATACCTTATCTTTTAACGGTGATGTGGGTAATCCAAATACGTTGGCATTAAATGGTGCAGATTATTTTATCTTCGATAGTTTGAATATTGAAGCCACCAATGGTACTTATGGCATAGCATGTCACCTTTATGGAGGAGCTGATAGCAACACATTTACTAAATGTACATTCACTACGTCTATTACCGGAACTACTACTGTTCTTGCAGCATTGGTTGTAAATGGCAGTGCGACTGCCAGTACCACCACCGGATTATCCGGTAGTGGTAACATGTTTAGTGATTGTGAAATGATTGGGGGATATTATGGCACAGTGATTACCGGTTTAACCACATCACCCTATAATTTAGATAATCAAATTGTAAACAGCACCATTCGCGATTTTTATTTTTATGGTATCTATCATGCCTATTGTAGAAATACCATTGTCAGAAACAATATTATAGAACGCCCTAACAGGGCCAGCACCAGCACAACTTATGGTATTTATATGAGCACAAGCTCCTATAATATTTTAGTAGAAAAGAACAGAATCAGAAAACTGTTTGATGCTATACCTTCCAGTACTTCAACTGCATATTGCATGTATAATACAGCCAGTGGTGCTGCCGGTTTTGAGAATAAATGGATAAACAATCTGGTTTACGATATAGAATCAAGTGGTTCTTTATACGGACTGTATTGCCCATCCTATAATTTTGTACATATCTATCATAATACTATTTCATTTGACGATGCTACTGCAACAGGTACTACCTCGACTTATGGTATTTATGCTTATGGAACATCTACTGAAGTGAAAAACAATATTATTTCTATCACCCGTGGTGGTACCGGAGCCAAGTACTGTCTCTATTTTTCTACCAATACAGCTGTAGTGAGCAATAACAATGATTTGTATATAGATGCACCTTCCGGTTCTAATAACATTGGATATGCTTCAGGTGCACATGCAACATTGGCTAACTGGCAAGCTGCTAATGGAGGTGCTTGGGATCAGAACAGTCAAAGCGTAAATCCAAATTTTGCCAATATTGCATTAGAGAATTACAAACCTACCAATGTGGCATTGGATAATATTGGTGCTGCATTAGGAGTTACAGACGATATTACCGGAGCCGCAAGAAGTTTAACTACGCCCGACCCTGGTGCTTATGAGTTTGCAGCAGCAAATAAAGACATTGGCGTTTCTGCTTTCATAGGACCTAATCCAGATGGATGTTTTACCAGTGCTGAAACCATTGTGGTAGAAATCAAAAATTTTGGCGTTCAGAGTTTAGATTTCTCTATAGACCCTGTTACTGTAAATTGTGTTATTACCGGTCCGGTAAATACCACAGTGAGTGCAACATTGTCTTCAGGAACATTAGCTTCCGGTGCAACCATGAACGTTTCATTATCACCAACGGTAGATGGAACAGCAAATGGTACCTATACGTTAAATGCATCAACTTCAATGGGTAGTGATGGTGATAATACCAATGACGCTTTACCTGCCATCAGCATAACAGTAGGTCCAATAGCAGGAACCGCTAGTATTTCGGTTTCAAGTCTATGTGTTAGTGGTGATCCTGTTTTATCACTTTCCGGACATTATGGTGGCGATATTCAATGGCAACAGTCAACTGTCAGCGCTACCGGTCCCTGGACAAACGTAGGAACAAATGATTCTACTTACACTCCAGGCACTGTAACTCAAAGTACATGGTATCAGGCATTGACGGTTTGTAATAGTAACACAGCGACTTCTAATGTGGTTGCTGTAACCGTAAATAATCCACAGATTAATAGTTTAGTTCCCGGAACACGTTGTGGTTATGGACCTGTTACTTTAGGTATTAATGCTAATATGGGTACAACAGGAAACTGGTACACCAGTTCGTCCGGAGGTACACCTGTTGCAACAGGAACAACATATACTACTCCAAATCTTAATACGACTACAACTTACTATGTTGCACCAAGTTCCGGTGGAGCAAATGGATTAACTATACCGGGTGACGGTGACTGGGATCATTTTACGCCCACAGGTAGTTTTCAGACTACATTAATTACCGGTGCTTATATGATTCTTACTGTTACTCAACCATTCACTTTAGAATCTTTTGACATTTATCCTTCTGCCGCTTTAGGAACAGCATTCGGTATAGAGGCAAGAACAACTAGTGCTTCAGGCCCTATGTTTGAAAGTTATTCGGGAAATACCACCGTAGTAAGCTCCGGTACGCCCACAGTGGCACAAACGGTTAATGTAAATTGGGTATTACCAATAGGTACCTATTATATAGGTTTTGTTGGAACAAACCCTAATACATGGCGCTCAGGCCTTGCTACACATTCTTTCCCTTGGGTATTACCGGGTTATGCTTCACTTGATTATTATCTAACACCAAGTTATCAGTATTATTTCTATAACTTGAAATTATCTACCGGTTGCGAAGGCCTCAGAGTGCCAATCGAAGCAACCGTAACAGCCCCACCGGCACTTAGTGTTACTACTCCAGACCCTGCATTGTGTCCCGGTGGAACAACTACAGTTAATGTAAGTAGTATTAATGATCCAAATTATACCTATTCATGGACAAGCAACCCTTCAGGGTTTACTGCTTCAGGTGCCGGCCCACACAGTGTAAGTCCTATAGTAACTACACAATATATTGTAACTGCTACTGATAATACAGTAGGGCCTAATGCCGGTTGTGTTGCAGTTGATAGTGTTGAGATAGTTACCGGTGCTACTTTAACAGCAGGCACAGTCACTTCATCAGATACTGCATTTTGTGTAGATGGTATTCCAACATTATCTGTTACCGGTGCCGATGGTGGCACCATTCAGTGGCAGCAATCAACAGTAAGTGCATCCGGTCCATGGACCAATGTAGGTACCGATGATGTGGTTTATGCTCCAGGTTCAGTTACGCAAACCACCTGGTATCAGGTAATGGTACATTGCCAGTCATCACAAGTTTATTCCAACGTAGTTCAGGTTACAGTAAACAATCCTCAAATTTCAAACAGCAATGGTGATACCCGTTGCGGTCCTGGTACTGTAAATCTTTCAGCTACAGCATTAATTGGAACGGTAAAATGGTTCACTCAGTTGACTGGTGGAACAGCTATTGCAACAGGTAACACATATTCACCGAATATTTCCAGTACAACTACTTATTATGCCTCAGCATCTACCGGAGGTGGTACTGAAGCGGCTGCCCGACCAACTTATTCAGCAACGCCAAATACTTATGGTAATAACTGGGGATTGGTATTTGATGTAGTTAATAACCCTATTGTACTGCAATCTGTGACAATATTTTCTGTTGGTGCAGGGGGTACAATTTCTGTTGACCTTACAGATAATACAGGTACTGTAATATCTACAGCTGGTCCATTTACTTATCCTGCAGGTAGTGTAGCTTCACCTGTTCCGGTAGTTTTACCCGTAAACTTTACTGTTCCTGTTGGTACAGCATACCGAATTTTATCAGCCAGTATGTCTGGTGGTGGCGTTATCAGAGAAACAGGTATGACAGGTACATGGCCTTATACTTCGGCTAGTGGAAATGTTGTTGTAACCAGTGGCTATATCAGTGGGGTATCTTTATCTACGTATTATTGGTTCTACGACTGGCAGGTATCTGCCGGTTGTGAAGGGACACGTGTGCCTGTTGTGGCAACAGTAAATCCTGCACCGGTTGTGAATATTGAAGTTCAATATCCAACAATTTGTACAGGCCAGAGTGCAACTTTAACAGCCTCCAGCAGTAATCCTGATTATACTTATACGTGGACACCTGGTGGAAGTGGAGCTAGCATTGTTGTTGCACCCGGTACAACAACTACCTATACATTAAATGCAATTGATAATACTGCCGGACCATACAGCCAGTGTACTGCTATAGTCACTCAACTTGTTTCTGTTGTAAATGCCAATGCACCAATACCGGTAGCAGGTTCGGGAGGCGATGTTTGTTTAGGAAATGATATATTCTTATCAGCTGAAAACGTTGAGCCAAGTCAGTTAACAGGAAATAGTTTTGAATGGACAGGACCAAATTCATTTACAAGTTCTCTTCAGTATCCATCAATCAGCAGTCCAAATGCTTCATATAGTGGAATATATAATGTAATCATCACTAACCAATATGGATGTACTGAAGCAGCAAGCACAAGTTTAAATGTAAATTCAAACCCAACATTAAATATAGATTCTGTTAAGAATATAAGTTGTGCAGGCGGCAGCGATGGAATATTATATGTATCGGCTTCAGGAGGCTTGGCCCCATATGGCTATACCTCAGACTTTATAAACTTCAATTCAACAGGAGTGATGGGCAACCTGGCAACAGGAGCAACTACGGTTTATGTAAGTGACGGCAATGGCTGCCAGGCTCAAATAGTAGGCAACCTGACAGCAATAAGCACAGCACCTCCATCACAGTCGGTGGTAGTAACGCCAACGATAATAGGAATGCCAGCTTATGCATGTGCTGGAACAACAGCGAATCTGAGCATACCTGCAGTAGCAGGAGCAACTATGTATATCTGGGACGGTCCATTCGGCACATTCTTTAATGGTAATCCAATGAACCAGTCGCCCTATACAACGACCACACCAAGTGTACAGATAACGTTCAGTTCATCAACCTCATCGTTTGTGAGTGTAGGCGTTCAGGCAGCCAATGGTTGCGGAGCCTCACTTCGTAAAATCCAGAAGGTGAGATATCAGATAAGCACACCTAAGGAGATTACAGGAGCAACAACAATGTGTGCAAATACCAACGGCACCTATACGACAGCCCCTGTGACAGATGCCACAAGTTATCAGTGGATGATAACAGGCAATGCCACAGTAGTACCCAGTGGCACCTCAGTTGTAGTGTTCTTTGGACCTGGCTGGAATGGCGGTAACTTATGCGTAGCAGCAAAGACACCATGTTATACCACAGCGTATAAGTGTATGTACATAAGCAAGTCAGCATCGGCATTAAATGCAATCAGTGGAACCTTTAATGCCTGTCCAAACGAAGTACAGAGCTATAGTGTACCTCCAAGTACAGGAGCAGCAAGCTACAACTGGACATTACCGGCAGGTGCTACCGGCAGTTCATCTACCAACAGCATCACAGCCACTTTTGGGCCAACGTTTACGCATGGAGGCAACATCTGTGTAAGTGTGACAAGTATCTGTGGAGTAACCTCAGCACCTAAGTGTAAGACGATAGCAACAGGCTTGCCATCGACTCCAACAAGCGTTAGCGGAATCACCAATGGATTGTGTAATCAGAGTGTTAACTATGCAGTGCCATCAAGTCCTGGCATCACTTATAACTGGACAGCGCCAGGCACTATCAGTGGCAATGGCAACAGTTCGGTGAATGTTACCTATGGATCATTGACCACAGGTCAGTTATGTGTAACAGCGAGCAACAATTGCGGTAGCAGTGCAGCACGTTGTATTCCATTGAAGGGCTCACCAAACTCACCAATAGGCTTGACGGCCATACCAGCGAGCTGGTGTGCCAATACGCAGGGTATAGAGTTTACAGCAGACATCGGTAACACCACAGGCTCGTACACATTGTCATGGGGCTATCCATCGTCACCAACAGCAACGTATGTAGCAGGTGGAGGAAATTCAAATGCACTGACCTTAGATTGGGGCACAGGTAATGGCTCAGTGGTAGTGAATGCAAGCAATGGCTGCGGAACAGGATCAAAAGCATTTGCCGTGACCATAGGATGTAAGGAAGGCGAGTTGGCATCAGCCAATAGGCTTAATGTATATCCAAACCCAACGGCAGGCGTGTTGAATGTAGAATACACAGCAGAGAAAGGCAATACACAGGTAACAGTGCTTGACCTGAGTGGCCGTGTAGTAATGACACAGACACATACCAATGTAACAGGACAGAATACACTACAACTAGACCTGAGCAAGGTAGCTAAAGGCGCGTACATGCTGAATGTACAAACCAATGGCAGCAACAATCAGATGAGAGTGGTAGTAGAGTAA
- the rsmA gene encoding 16S rRNA (adenine(1518)-N(6)/adenine(1519)-N(6))-dimethyltransferase RsmA, translating into MVRPKKHLGQHFLIDKNIANTIVDSLSLNQYNHVIEIGPGMGVLTEELIHRFAGKLTLIEIDKDAVEYLTQQFDSSKFNLLQEDFLHVDLNNIIAVPTAIIGNFPYNISTQILFKVYENKNLIPEVVGMFQKEVAERICSAPGKKAYGIQSVLLQSCYDCEYLFTVEPNVFNPPPKVKSGVIRLKLNPTKKLTCNESDFRKIVKAAFNQRRKTLKNALKHISSTMPEKGELPFSSKRAEELHWTQFDELTQWFYK; encoded by the coding sequence ATGGTTAGACCTAAAAAACATCTTGGCCAGCATTTTTTAATTGACAAGAACATTGCAAACACTATTGTAGATTCACTCTCTTTAAACCAATACAATCATGTTATTGAAATTGGTCCGGGAATGGGTGTTTTGACAGAAGAATTGATTCACCGTTTTGCCGGAAAGTTAACCTTGATTGAAATAGACAAAGACGCTGTGGAATATCTCACTCAACAATTTGACAGCTCTAAATTCAATCTGTTACAAGAAGATTTTTTGCATGTTGACTTAAACAATATTATCGCTGTACCTACTGCCATTATCGGCAACTTTCCTTATAACATTTCAACACAAATACTTTTTAAAGTATATGAAAATAAAAACTTAATTCCTGAAGTTGTGGGAATGTTTCAAAAGGAAGTTGCAGAACGTATTTGTTCTGCACCAGGCAAAAAAGCTTACGGAATACAAAGTGTATTACTTCAATCGTGTTATGATTGCGAATATTTATTTACTGTTGAGCCTAATGTTTTCAACCCTCCTCCTAAAGTTAAATCAGGTGTCATCAGGCTTAAATTAAATCCTACAAAAAAACTAACCTGTAATGAATCTGATTTCAGAAAAATAGTTAAAGCTGCATTTAATCAAAGACGTAAAACTTTAAAAAACGCATTAAAACATATTTCTTCCACTATGCCGGAGAAAGGTGAATTACCTTTCAGCAGCAAGAGAGCTGAGGAACTGCATTGGACACAGTTTGATGAGTTAACTCAATGGTTCTACAAATAA
- a CDS encoding LytTR family DNA-binding domain-containing protein, whose translation MKLTTLIIEDDAMQAASLKKMVEAACPEIAVLDVCYTIPQAEEAIRKMKPQFIFLDIMMEPFTGFDLLNRFVEIDFEVIFTTTYQDFAYKAIKVSAVDFLLKPFGDDELKLAVNKLKERIASTQTLGYLNLLKLNIQKKPEAMQLAIPALTGYRFVEVRQILCVESSGKFNQVFLINGDDFISTITLTEIEKLVPDIMFFRSAKNFIVNLSYVVEYLKTKEKLILKNGKSAPLSRLRKNSFMAAINRFQNF comes from the coding sequence GTGAAGCTAACAACACTTATTATTGAAGATGATGCCATGCAGGCAGCAAGTCTGAAAAAGATGGTGGAGGCAGCATGTCCTGAAATTGCTGTTTTAGATGTCTGTTACACAATACCACAGGCTGAAGAAGCAATTAGAAAAATGAAACCGCAATTTATTTTTCTTGACATAATGATGGAACCATTTACAGGATTTGATTTATTAAACCGATTTGTTGAAATTGATTTTGAGGTTATTTTTACAACTACCTATCAGGATTTTGCATATAAGGCAATTAAAGTTTCTGCAGTGGATTTTCTCCTTAAGCCATTTGGCGATGATGAGCTTAAACTTGCTGTTAACAAGTTAAAAGAAAGAATTGCATCTACGCAAACTCTGGGATACCTGAATTTGCTCAAGCTTAATATTCAGAAAAAACCTGAAGCGATGCAATTGGCTATTCCTGCTCTTACTGGTTACAGATTTGTTGAAGTCAGACAGATATTATGTGTTGAGAGCAGTGGGAAGTTTAATCAGGTCTTTTTGATAAATGGAGATGATTTTATCAGTACAATAACGCTGACAGAAATAGAAAAATTAGTTCCGGACATAATGTTTTTCAGATCTGCAAAGAATTTTATTGTCAACTTATCTTATGTCGTTGAGTATTTAAAAACGAAGGAAAAGTTAATTTTAAAAAACGGTAAGTCAGCTCCACTTTCACGGTTACGAAAAAATTCATTTATGGCAGCAATCAATCGCTTTCAGAATTTTTAA